Proteins found in one Xenopus laevis strain J_2021 chromosome 1L, Xenopus_laevis_v10.1, whole genome shotgun sequence genomic segment:
- the LOC108717343 gene encoding TIR domain-containing adapter molecule 2 produces MSNGKCHLEINEKETNDAVKDVFYKFVILHAATDDKEAERIKNMFQDEFDIKPGFIFAEMAAGQSILKTLEHAINGSAWTIILLTENFLSEAWCEFQFHATLTNSLNLHHKYNSVIPVRPRTNYLPREKTPIPLRIFNALEENNSAFEHQVRKTFQESMYQKQHAIWKAEKVNSG; encoded by the coding sequence ATGTCAAATGGGAAATGTCAtctggaaataaatgaaaaagagaCCAACGATGCCGTTAAAGACGTGTTTTACAAATTCGTCATCCTTCACGCGGCGACTGATGATAAGGAAGCAGAGAGAATTAAAAACATGTTTCAGGATGAGTTTGATATCAAACCTGGATTTATATTTGCAGAAATGGCTGCTGGCCAGAGCATTCTCAAGACTTTGGAACATGCTATAAATGGTTCCGCATGGACTATTATTTTATTGACTGAAAACTTTCTGTCAGAGGCCTGGTGTGAATTCCAGTTTCATGCTACACTAACTAATTCTTTAAACCTGCACCATAAATATAACTCTGTCATTCCAGTAAGGCCACGGACCAATTACCTGCCCAGGGAGAAGACCCCCATTCCTTTAAGAATCTTTAATGCACTGGAGGAAAATAACTCCGCATTTGAGCATCAAGTGAGGAAAACATTCCAGGAGTCCATGTATCAGAAGCAGCATGCAATATGGAAGGCTGAAAAAGTAAACAGTGGATAG
- the fem1c.L gene encoding protein fem-1 homolog C: protein MDLKTAVFNAARDGKLRLLSKLLENKAKDDVVLLMSEKTNGATPLLMAARYGHLDMVDYLLDQCSASVEIGGSVNFDGETIEGAPPLWAASAAGHLKVVRSLLVHGASVNNTTLTNSTPLRAACFDGHLEIVKYLVEHKADLEVANRHGHTCLMISCYKGHKEIAQFLLEKGADVNRKSVKGNTALHDCAESGSLEIMQMLLKYGARMEKDGYGMTPLLSASVTGHTNIVDFLTQNPQTSKNERINALELLGATFVDKKRDLLGALKYWKRAMDMRHSDRTNIVSKPEPQTLIMAYDYAREVNTAEELDNLIADPDEMRMQALLIRERILGPSHPDTSYYIRYRGAVYADSGNFKRCINLWKYALDMQQNNLDPLSPMTASSLLSFAELFSFMLQDRAKGLLGTTVTFDDLMGILCKSVMEIDRAVKQTAPPPDQVQLNKALSIILHLICLLEKVPCSPDQDHFKKQNIYRFLKLHPKGKNNFSPLHLAVDKNTTCVGRYPVCKFPSFQVTAILLECGADVNVRDAEQNSPLHVAALNNHPDIMNLLVKSGAHFDSTNSHNQTACDLLDEKEMAKNLIQPINHTTLQCLAARVIVKHNIQYKQEIPEKLESFVLLHR, encoded by the exons ATGGATCTTAAGACAGCAGTGTTCAATGCAGCTCGTGATGGCAAACTTCGTCTACTTTCCAAGCTCCTGGAAAACAAAGCAAAGGACGATGTTGTCTTGCTGATGTCAGAAAAAACAAATGGTGCCACCCCTCTGTTAATGGCAGCTAGGTATGGTCACCTGGATATGGTGGATTACTTACTGGATCAATGTAGTGCCTCTGTTGAGATTGGGGGCTCTGTTAATTTTGATGGTGAGACAATAGAAGGTGCTCCACCTCTCTGGGCTGCCTCTGCTGCTGGGCATTTAAAAGTAGTCCGGTCGCTGCTCGTCCATGGAGCTTCTGTGAACAATACAACACTTACCAACTCCACACCATTGCGGGCAGCCTGCTTCGATGGGCATCTAGAGATCGTTAAGTACCTGGTAGAGCACAAAGCTGATTTGGAAGTAGCCAACCGCCATGGGCACACCTGTTTAATGATTTCTTGCTACAAGGGTCACAAAGAGATTGCTCAGTTCCTCCTGGAGAAGGGAGCTGATGTAAACAGGAAGAGTGTTAAAG GTAACACAGCCTTACATGACTGTGCTGAATCTGGAAGTCTGGAAATCATGCAGATGCTTCTAAAGTATGGTGCCAGAATGGAGAAGGATGGGTATGGAATGACGCCACTCCTTTCTGCCAGTGTCACTGGACACACAAACATTGTAGACTTCCTCACTCAAAACCCACAGACTAGCAAAAATGAGCGCATTAATGCACTCGAACTGCTGGGAGCAACATTTGTAGATAAGAAGAGAGACCTCTTGGGTGCCTTAAAGTACTGGAAGAGAGCTATGGATATGCGACATAGCGATAGGACTAACATTGTCAGCAAGCCTGAACCACAAACTTTAATTATGGCGTATGATTATGCAAGGGAGGTAAATACGGCTGAAGAGTTAGACAACCTCATTGCTGATCCAGATGAGATGAGAATGCAAGCCCTTCTAATTAGGGAACGCATTTTGGGTCCTTCTCACCCAGATACATCGTACTACATCAGGTACCGTGGGGCGGTTTACGCCGACTCTGGAAACTTTAAGAGATGCATCAATTTGTGGAAGTATGCCTTGGACATGCAGCAGAACAACTTGGATCCGTTAAGTCCAATGACTGCAAGCAGTTTGTTGTCGTTTGCAGAGCTTTTTTCCTTCATGCTTCAGGACCGGGCAAAAGGCCTGTTAGGAACGACAGTTACGTTTGATGATCTTATGGGCATACTGTGCAAAAGTGTCATGGAAATTGACAGAGCTGTCAAACAAACGGCACCGCCTCCTGACCAAGTCCAGCTAAACAAGGCCCTCTCCATTATCTTGCACTTGATCTGTTTGTTGGAAAAGGTACCGTGCAGCCCTGACCAAGACCACttcaaaaagcaaaatatttacagGTTCCTTAAGCTGCATCCCAAGGGAAAGAACAACTTCAGCCCCCTCCACCTGGCAGTAGACAAAAACACAACGTGTGTTGGCCGTTACCCTGTTTGCAAATTTCCCTCATTTCAAGTGACTGCCATCTTGCTGGAGTGTGGCGCAGACGTAAACGTCCGAGATGCTGAGCAGAACAGCCCTTTGCACGTTGCCGCTCTTAACAATCACCCGGATATCATGAATCTGCTCGTCAAATCGGGAGCACACTTCGACTCTACGAATTCGCACAACCAAACTGCCTGTGATTTACTGGACGAGAAAGAAATGGCAAAGAACTTGATCCAGCCTATCAACCACACTACCCTACAGTGTCTCGCCGCACGTGTGATAGTGAAACATAACATACAGTACAAACAAGAAATCCCTGAAAAGCTGGAGAGCTTTGTATTGCTTCATAGATGA